A single Methyloterricola oryzae DNA region contains:
- a CDS encoding helix-turn-helix domain-containing protein — MSSLNQNVIRHKIGLLNLATELGNVSKACKVMGVSRDTFYRYQNAVAEGGLEALFDANR, encoded by the coding sequence ATGAGTAGTCTCAATCAGAATGTCATCCGTCACAAGATCGGTCTGCTGAACCTGGCAACTGAACTCGGCAACGTGTCCAAGGCCTGCAAGGTGATGGGGGTGTCGCGAGACACCTTCTATCGCTACCAGAATGCGGTGGCGGAAGGCGGCCTTGAAGCATTGTTTGACGCGAACCG